The genomic segment CGTATGACGGACGCCAGGCAAAAATCTCCAATATAGAGGTTCCCGGGCGTGAAATCAAGACATCCAGGTCTTCCGGAAACCTTGTAATACAGATTGGGAGCGCAGATGAATATGTGAGCGGGTTTCAAACATATGTCATAGCCTACAGGTTCGCACTTCCTATAGACAGATACGAAGATTATGACGAGTTTTATTTCAACCTCATTGGGAACGAATGGCCGGTTTCCATAGACAGGGTCAGTTTTTCGGTCGATATGCCAAAGCCGTTCGACTCTGACAATGTTTCTGTGTATTCCGGCGCATATGGGAGCGAAAGTTCCGATGGAGTCGATTTTAATGTGGGGGCGGCCGGTGTGAACGGCAAGACGTTGAAAATGCTTTTGCCCGGAGAAAGCGTCACGATGCGAATAGAACTTGAGGAAGGCTACTTCAAGGAGAGCTTCCTTTCTAGACTGACAAATCTTTTCTTTGAATATGCATATATTTTATTGGGCGGTCTTTTGCTTTTGCTAGGGTTTTTCACCTGGAAAAAATATGGACAGGACGAGCAAATGTTTGTGGCTCCGGAGTTCTATCCGCCCGAAAACATGACACCTGCAGAGGTCGGATATATAATAGATTCGACCATGGACAACAAGGATGTTACGGCGCTTCTCATATATTGGGCTTCGAAGGGATACATGGCAATAGAGGAAATAGACAAGAAGAATGTTCGCTTCCACAAACTCAAGGAGGCAGACGACAGTTTCAAATCGTTTGAAAAAATCATGTTTGCCAGTCTCTTTGATGAGCATGGAGTTGATGGAAAGGTTGAAACAGAGGATTTGAAGTATCAGTTTGCCAATACGATTAGCGCGGTAAAAAGCGAGATTTCCGATAGCTTAGGCAGATACGCTGAGAAGCCTCTTTATACTAAGAAAAGCAAAAATCTCGGTATGATGTTCAAGGCACTGGCTCTGCTTCCACTTTATCTTATGGCTATGAAATACCTCAATTCCGTATTTGGAGCCGGCCCAAGAATACTTCTTACGGCGCTCATTCCTACTCTGGCCATATATATACCAATAGCGCTTTTCATAGAGGGCTTTAAAAGACGCTATGTAATAAGCAAGGGTTCAATGGTACTCCGGGTAATGTTGTTTGTTGTTATTTTTGTGTTTGGAGCCATTATAGGTTTCTTACTATACCTAGTAGTGAAAACCTACGGAGTTAACGCAACAATGATTCCCTTTATTTTGGCGGCGGCATCGACGGTCGGCATTTATGCACTCGGAGCTATAATGAAGCAGAAGACGGAATACGGCAAAAGGGTGATGGAAAAAATACTCGGCCTCAAGCAGTTCATAGAAACAGCTGAAAAACCAAAGCTGGAGATGTTGTTTGACGAGAATCCGTCTTATTTCTATGATGTTTTGTCATATGCCGTAGTT from the Peptostreptococcaceae bacterium genome contains:
- a CDS encoding DUF2207 domain-containing protein; protein product: MSRCSFRSIKWILPLIVFAIFLVPMQSHGAEAFEIRDYDVNVSVGEDNSYEVKETIKVEFSEPRHGIYRTIPTSYDGRQAKISNIEVPGREIKTSRSSGNLVIQIGSADEYVSGFQTYVIAYRFALPIDRYEDYDEFYFNLIGNEWPVSIDRVSFSVDMPKPFDSDNVSVYSGAYGSESSDGVDFNVGAAGVNGKTLKMLLPGESVTMRIELEEGYFKESFLSRLTNLFFEYAYILLGGLLLLLGFFTWKKYGQDEQMFVAPEFYPPENMTPAEVGYIIDSTMDNKDVTALLIYWASKGYMAIEEIDKKNVRFHKLKEADDSFKSFEKIMFASLFDEHGVDGKVETEDLKYQFANTISAVKSEISDSLGRYAEKPLYTKKSKNLGMMFKALALLPLYLMAMKYLNSVFGAGPRILLTALIPTLAIYIPIALFIEGFKRRYVISKGSMVLRVMLFVVIFVFGAIIGFLLYLVVKTYGVNATMIPFILAAASTVGIYALGAIMKQKTEYGKRVMEKILGLKQFIETAEKPKLEMLFDENPSYFYDVLSYAVV